From the genome of Prunus persica cultivar Lovell chromosome G8, Prunus_persica_NCBIv2, whole genome shotgun sequence:
AAGCCATAACTTAAATTTGAGTGCAAAAATAATGAGCTCATTGTCATAATCAACTGACTTAACTCACATTTGCTTCAAACTACAATCTTTGTTAAACCTATGTAAATGTAAATGATTAAATCTCAATTCTTAACAAAATCATTATATTTCGTAAATTAATTGAGGGTTCTATAATTTTTCATCTTATAGTCGCAAATTATTCACAAAATAAAGACCATTAAGATTATTCTCACTTTAATTTGATATGAAATAGTAAACAAAATGGAGAAGGACGACATTAAGTTCACTTacaagtgaaattacaataaaCAGAGGCCACACGCGCCACCACTTGTCCGTTGGTCAACTAACACAGAGCACCGCCTTCTTATCTAGCAGTTTTCTTGCATCTAAAACGATAACACTGAGACGGATATGTGGAGGAGTGAGTGATGCCTGTGGCCGGGACAGAGGGTTAAAAAAACACTAAAGAAAAATGTCTGCTGCCGTCGATGTtgctcctcttcttcttccctacagagacagagacagagacagagacacaGGCTCATCCAATGAGATCCAAAGTCTTGTTCCCTCCgtaccatccaacggtccgggTGCATCGACACCTAGTCAACGCCTCGCCTCTCTCGACGTCTTCCGTGGCCTCACAGTCGCGGTACGCTAAGCCACAGACAAATTCCTAATTtgctttcattttaattttgagcTAGTTTGGTTGGTGATACTGTGAGTGAGTGAGGCCATGGTATTTGTGGTTTAGTTACAGGGAGTAAACACTTGAATAAGGAAGATAAAGTGATGCTGTCCTGTGAATCAGTTGAATTCATTTCTATTCCCTTCATTGAATCTCTGAAATATTACgcttgaattgaattgatcaTTTGGCAAATTAATTAGTTAGTTAAAGCTTGATACGTATTACAATATTTTACTATCAAATAAAGTGTGTGATGAGTTGTGTATTACTATTACTTCACCGTCACCttctaaattctctctctttttcctgaTTTCATTTCTCACTCAAAACAATGAATGAACAGTTGATGATTTTGGTTGATGATGCTGGAGGAGCTTTCCCATCGATTAATCACTCTCCGTGGTTCGGTATTACACTTGCGGATTTTGTAAtgccattttttctttttcttgttggcGTCTCTATCAGTCTAGCATTCAAGGTAGAGTTTATCCTTCTTTCACCTCATATGCAAAATTGCCCTTGTTTTTCCATCTAATCTTTCTCTAAAACCCCTGTATGTGTCAGTGTTGTGTTTGCCCAAATGATATTGCCGGTGAAGCTcgtcttttaaaaataaagcatTTAGCTGCAATGGATTCCTATTTGCATACTGATAAACTGTCggtaaatatattaattaccTTGCAGAAAATTTCTAACAAGACAACCGCCACAAAGAAAGTCATGCTTAGAGCAATAAATCTCTTTCTCCTGGGGTTGTTACTGCAAGGTATTCTGTCATTGTTCCATTAGCTATCCTAAGCATAAACTTGATCTAAACTCGAGATTCCTTGATCTTCTTTTAGCTATATTGGTCGAAGTCAAACAGTTGTAAGTTACTAAGTTCTCTGAGttgaatataaatattttactttatatttcaCGCTTACATTGTATTACTTACATGCGCTAGGTCCGATGGATGGAACATAACTTATTATAAATGCTGTTGTTAATGAAGATTTCTTGTTTATTTCTCTTTGCAATGTGTTCTTAGGTGGGTATTTCCATGGGCGTAACCATTTAACATATGGAGTTGATGTTGGCAAGATACGTTGGCTAGGTGTGTTACAGGTACCATTATGGTTGATAGGTCTAgaagtttgtttcattttcttctctggCTTTAATTATGAGTGATTTGGATATATGAAATGCCATAGCCTACTGTCATCATGCATGTTGAAAGTGTGCGCATATAATCTTCAGAGGATATCAATTGGATATTTGCTGGCTTCAATCTCGGAGATCTGGCTTGTTAACAATATCATGGTTGACTCACTGGCTGATTTGGCTAGGAAATACTACACTCAGTGGTTAGTGTTGCTAGATATTTCTGTTGATGCTCATATTTGCAATTTAATCAGCATCTGTGTCTGCCTATGTGAGACCAAAAACATCACTTTTTAGGTTTACATatgtttcccttttttctgtTCTGTATTCTCGAGTTGTAACTTTTCTGTGTAATGCAGGCTGTTTGCTATTGGATTGTGCTCATTATACATGTGCTTTCTGTATGGCCTTTCAGTTCCAACTTGGGAATATGAAGCTCCGAGCATGAATTTGTCTGGTTTTGCTTCTGGTACTCAAATTGTGagttaaattatttattctcTGCATTACTAATTGCTGAGGTTATTAAGTTTTGGTGCATGACTGAATTTGGTTGGTCCTTACTACAAGATTTCACCATTTCTATACATGTATTTCCCCTTTGGTGGTCTATAACTAAATTGAAACACAATATTTACTTAATAGGTTTATTGTGGAGTGAGGGGTAGTCTTGAACCTCCTTGCAATGCTGTTGGTTTTATTGACCGAGTTATTCTGGGTGAGCATCACCTTTATCAACATCCTGTTTACAGAAGAACAAAGGTCATTCTACTGGGCCTTCTTTGGTAACTGTATTATTGAATCTACCAAGGTTTAAACCCTGTACTAGTGCATTTTATTGTTGATAATTGAAAGATGTTAACCCTGTGTATCAGGAATGCAGCGTAAAGTCTCCTGACTATGGACCTCTACCACCTAATTCTCCTCAGTGGTGCCTTGCACCATTTGACCCAGAGGGAATCCTAAGGTTAATTTCTGCAGTCCCTTCTATCTCTTGGCTTTTGCTACTGATCTTCACTgcccatttctctctctctctctctctctctctctctctctctctctctcacacacacacacacacacacacacacacacgaaCACACACTCTGTAAAAATGCTAAAGAAGGTGATTGTATGTCATTGTTAATGATTATTTAAAATTggtctttcattttttcttatataataaattccCAGTTCTCTGATGGCTGCTGTTACTTGTTTTGTGGGATTGCATTTTGGGCACATACTACTGCATTTTAAGGTGTGATGTTTCTTGTTGCTGTATAACACTTACTTTTGTTAGCTAATTGTGTCTACTTTTGAAATTATGTATTAGTTGTCTGGATTTGGCTCTTTAGTGGAATTGTTTTCCTGACATGGATCCTTTCTCTTGTAGGACCCAAAACAGAGGGTGCTGTTATGGTCCATGTCTGCTGTTCCTCTTCTAGTATTCGGATATGTTTTAGTAATACTTGGTATTCTCTTTATTATAGTTatctttttcattcttttgttttggtaagGAGTACCATTCTGTTTCCTCTGACTAATGGCAAGGTGTATCAGGTATTCCTTCCTGTAAACCTCTGTACACAGTGAGCTATGCATGCATTACAGCAGGAGTTTCAGGCTTGATCTTAAGTATTATATTCTACATCGTAAGTTCGTATTTCTCCATACAACTCCTGATTAAATTCTACTCCACATGAAACATGAAAGGATGAAAATAATCTCACCATCACACCTCTAATACAGAGGTGACACATGGTATGGTCAGTTGAGAGAGTACAAATAGCAGTACTCAACATGAAATTTGTTCCCCACCCTTAGTCGGACAATAACTAATAAGGAAAAAGGAGTGCTTGTCTTTTAGAGTTGCATATTCCTACTTTAAAATATCACCTTTCCCTATGTGAGTTGATGGCTAGAAACACGTGCACATCTCTATATTTTACTGCTTTCAAAATGATGTTAGCAttgtgaaaatgaaaatgtggTTGGAGTCAAATGAAATATGATTATGTGTTTTTAATATTAACATATGGAAACTCGAATGGATTTACTGAATTTGGTTTGTGATACACAATTTTGGGAGCGGGTTTTAGTATTGACATGGTTGCAAACGTTTGATTGATTGTGCTTGACATGCATAAAGATCCTTATGATGCAAAGCTTGGCATAATTTTGAATGATATTGGAGGAAGAAGACACTTTGCAGAATGCATTCAAAGATTAATGTGCTTTAGTTAAACTTCATCTAAATGCAGGTTGATGTGAAACATTTCAGAAAGCCCACAGTATTGCTACAGTGGATGGGAATGAATGCACTCCTTATATATGCTTTGGGTGCTTGTGACCTTTTCTCGGCGGGTTTGCAAGGTTTCTATTGGCGCTCTCCAGAGAACAACCTGGTAATCTTATCTTTCTTGTATGAtggaaaatagaagaaaagaaacctCAAAATTTTCCTTTGCTGTAATCTTTTAGTGTAAACTCATGGAGTTGGACATGTTGGTTTGTTGGATGGTTTGTCAAAATGGCTAGTTTCATACTAAATACTTTGGACTGAAATGTGACATGCAGGTTGATGGCACAGAAGCATTATTGCAGGCCATGCTCCACTCGAAGAATTGGGGTACCCTAGCGTTTGTAATACttgagattttattttggggtCTTGTTTCTGGGTTTCTTCACATGAAAAGCTTGTATATTAGACTTTAAAAAGATTCCAGTGTTCCCTGTAGTAAcaaaattttagcatttacATGATTAcgagtcacttttgttttgtgccAGGTATGTATAAAATTTATCTTTagttttttaaagttttaagACTGATGTCCTGTCGTTTTCTTTTATCAAATCAGAAATCTGCTGTTAGTCCCAaaagtatttttgttttctgctaATAAAATTGTGTAACGAAATTGCCCTCATGCTCAGAAGTTGTAATCACTGCTTCACTAATAGCTAGGTTCGAGGGGCATAGTGACCAAGTGCAAGCGATCCAAGCCCTCCTCATAGCGTAGTGCAGTGGCTACTGACTCAAAGGTTATCAAATCTTCCTACACTTACTgactttttttggttggtctAAAATGATTGTGGGATGGAGACTTGACATTGTTATTTGTAGAATAAGCCATCCTACCATCGAttcatttccttttgtttGACAAGATAAAGAGGGAAACATTGCACAAATATGCCcatatttctttctcttggTATTCATTGTGGGCAACAGAAAATTAAATCTAGTGCAAAAGTTAGAGACAGTTCATGTGGCTTCAGCTTCTTACCCTCCATTTCTTTTAACTTTATTGAAATGATCTTGTTCATCATTTGTCAAGAAATATCAAATTCTGGAAAAGGCCTTGTTCATTTTTGGAGCTTCTAAATCATACATATCTGATGATGCAGAAAAAGCAGATGGCTCGCGGAAAGTGATAGGAGGAACAAACAGCTTCTTTGAGTCATTCCATAGTGAGGGGTCTTATCTAAGGACCTTCGATAAGGTCTTAGATAAGGTCGTATCTCTTAACCGTTACATAATTAAGGCCCTcacctcactatagaattctgcAGCTTCTTCACCATCCTTGACAAGTTAACAAGCATGGCCCAATGCGGACATAAAGTCATCCGACATGAAACTGAGCCCTTTTGGGATAGAAAGATAAAGAGAAACTAAGGGGTCACTCATCTCTGTCTTTGCAAAAGCACCcaatcaagaaaaagaaattattagGATAATGTACGTAGATTAAAGGAGTTGGTATGCAGCTAGCCAGGTGCTTTGGTATAATTTCTTACTTCTTTTGAAagacataatataatataacttACTAGTTGGTGAAAGAGATTAGTAACAATGAGAGAGAATTAAAGGGTTCCCTTTCGGCCACGACGACACAACTTTTTTACCCCAAATGAAGATTCTTGaggtaaattaaattagagAGTGTTAATGacgtaattaattaaagaatcTTCTTTCTCGAATTTCCAAACCAAAAGCTTCAATGTATATAAAGTTAGGGGTGTCAATCTGCCTTAATAACATAGTGAGGTAGATATGAgcagtgaaaatgaaaaaccaaattgtgaggttttagagagagaaaatggaagaaCGAGTACAAGAGATGACATTTCCAGTTTCGGGAAAGCACTTGCATCGAGAGCCATTTATGGTtcaagcagcagcagcagcaaccgCCGCACTGGAAGCAGCAGGGAAGCCAGAACACAACCCAGTAGGCTAAGTAAGGTTTCCTTGGCTGACGATCCCAAAATTAATTCACAATGACACACAGGTTCAGGTTAATTAGGGGGAGAATTCAATTGAATTAACAGCTTCCATATCTTCTCTTCCAAATGAATTAGTTAATGTCATTTATCATTTTCACCTATAGCCTGTAGGGTAATATATATTTCTCTTGTTGCAAGACAATTTGGTAATAAgacaatattattttctttgtcttgTAATATGTATATTTCGAAAGTTTGATTTATCATCACCAGGAAAGGGTTGGATAGTATTTATTTAGGTGGTTTTACCGCCATATTTAACAGATTGTAATTCTACATGATTACCATTGCCAGGGATCGTTTTATTACCAGCTAGTCGTCATATCGAGAacccaataataataataataataataataataaaaaataagattgcctagttttatctttttcctttttgtctgAGATAggatatataatttattggctagttttgaatgaaagaaTACATTGATAAGAGGAAGGCCTAactattttctaaaatttatttatgcatatttATGTCCAGATTTTCAACTATTTGTGTCAAATTTCGTagtattgttttttttaaatttatttatgtctATTTAGTACatatttaatgatattttctatCGAATTGAGTTCTATACAATCATCATACAAACCAATCATCCAATCTAATGTATTGGATCTTGACATCCGAACACATCGAATTGTAAAATCTCAAATtggattaaattaataaaaaattcattgatTTCGGACTTACTGTCGTTGGCAGAAACCGATGTTGTCTGCAAGACCAGACCACAAGTGCGTTCAGCGTCAAACCAACAAACTAAGAAAGTACACGTACATCTCGCACAACACCTACACTACAGGCAAGACCTAGAGTCTACAATAGTAAAAGGGCATTTCATTTTTGGTGTTCTTAGTTTCGctcatttttcactttttttggtctttttgatttttgatttttatgaCTAGAAGAATTGTTTTGTCTTTTAGTTTGGCTTGCAATTAAGTCCGAATCATGAGCTTCATGAAATACAATCCTGtaaattgttgtatttaaccGAAAACACAATCAATCCATCTAATTTTGCACGTATATTCGTGTCTTAATTATCACGTATTGGTGTTCtgtttttggtaattaaaaaTACGGATCCCTGATTGAGTTCAGATCAAACTATTTATATCCGTACGTCTTTTGACTCCAAGCCCAACCAAAGAACAATCATGGATAGGACCCAACAACATGAGTCTTTGGGCTACGCTCAATAACCCCCCgtaaatgcaaagaaaaatacGTCCTCATATTATACATGAGTCTTTGGACCCAACAACATGAGTCTTTGGACTATAATTGGTACCAAAGTTATATTAAAATCAAATAGAAGATAGATTGAACATTAttcaaacttttcttttttctttttctttttttggtttccgAAATTAGGTACAATACACACACCAGCTAGCTAGCTATATAACTAGGTACGTagcccatatatatatatatatatatataaatatgggtacttatacatgtataattaAGGAACCCAAGTTAGCCAACGTGAATGCATGCAAATGAAGGTTATACGTAAGTGCTGCTTTGCTTGCGCATGCATGTCCTTTCCTAGTTGAGTTGCAGCCATGCATATTACTGAGGATGAGGGAGGGAGCGCTTATATATCATGACCCAGGCGAAGGGGAAGCAACGTACATATATACCTGCATGCATGATATATGCGGGCATGgatatgtatgtatgcatgCATATTGTAGTACCAGCTAGGTAGACGGATGGATCGATCTCAACTGGTTGACCTCCGAATGGTGTCGTTGCAACTGAGATGGACGGTATCCAAGCGATCCAAGCGCTGAAGCCTCATCTGTTGATAGAATTGAGCGATAAACTCCTCCGCCTTTGCGTCAATGTTGGCGTTGACGATGGCGGCGTTGTCGTTGTCTTCGTCGGTGCGGTCTAGCTCTTGGAGATTGACGGCAGAGGTGTATCGGCTAGTCATGCCATCTTCGGAGGAGAGGTCGTCGGTTCGCGCCGGAGACATGGGTGGAGGGAGCACGTCCTCGTATCGCTCACTTGGAGCAGATCTGTGTACGGAGGATGGCGGCGTGGGGTTGCTGGTGGTTTGAAGGTGCAAGGGGCGGATGGACCCTACGAGGCGCTTCCACGTGCCTTTTGTTGAGGCCACGGCTTGAGCTTGACCTTCGAAGGAGGTGGGTTTGGATTTTCCATCTGAACGATGTCGTCGTCGGAGCATAAAGAAGGCCAACTGGAGAATGTGCATAGCTCCTCCACCACGCTTCTTCTTAGGTGCAGGTGCAGCGGGTGAGGTGGGGCCGACatcatgatgatgatcatCAGATTGATGATCATGAGCCACCTCCTTAATACTAGTATGATCAATAATATCCGTAGGAGTAGGAGTAGGACCCGGCCCCTTGTTGCTGTCGGCGATGGTGATGATCACGCTGTCTGACTTGGGttccattaattaattagattaattaattgatgGGGGATATAAGGGCCGTGCCTAGGTGCAACGGGCGCCTgtggtcttcttcttcttcttctttatcccACGGTCGGCTCGGTTGGGATGTCCCCTCTCCCTGCAGCGAGCAGGGTGAGATGTGGGAGAAGACTTTGGTGGGAAAGGTTGGAAGCAACCaggttatataaataatgaatGTCCGACATGGAGGGATGCTTGAATCTGGCATCTATATATGAGCATGAGGTAGCTATAACTACGTAACAAATACTGTTATATATAGCCGTAACAAATTCTAACATGAATGGATGGAGGAggttaatttgttttccattATATACTAATTGTTAGTTTTGAGCACTAGTAAGGCGTTGTTTACTTGATTAATTTTTGATTCGTTAATGTAAGCCTAGACAAACGGACTCACTCAAGTTAATCATATTAATGTTGTGTTTGAGCCAAACAAATCATAAAATTAATGAAGAGAAATTCATGGAGAGAAGAGCGAGGCTCAGGCAGGGATGTCTTTGATGCCAGCAGGAGCTGCCGCAACTTTCTCATTTGAACTGGTCCTCcgtatatatctctctctctctctgtctctctgtatatctctctctctctctctctctctctctctctctctctctctctacagaTAAGATAGATCAGCAGGCTAATTGCCACAaactgttttcatttttgtcaaACGATCCAACAGCTATGACTATGAGATAGGGCCCATAAGCATAACTAAACACGTTTTTTCTTGAAGTGGTTCAGCAACTTTGCTACAGACTGTACAGTGAGAATGACAGAATGAGTTGCTGATCATTTACTCAAATTCGTGTTACATATATGCGTGTAATAATTCCCACAGATCTGAGTCTCCATGAAGTATTTGTAAAAGTAGccaaaagaaatattatatagGTAGCCAAATTAGCCCAAAGGAACAAAAGtcataaaacaattaaatgtGAGTGGTATATATGCAAGTCAGTCAATGCATATGCACCACCACATCCACATGAATCATAGATGAAGgaagacagcttctcagtctAAGATTGTTGTAAGCTCATTCACATTACACAATTAAAAATTACCAAACTAATTTGAATTcgaatatataattaaaattaaatgaattaCTAGAACACGGCGGTAACACGGTTTGAGTACCCTCTCaactcaactctctctctctccccaagtctttttttttggggtcaattcTCCACAAGTCTTTGATTGTGAGAAGGTTTCTTAACGGTTTAactgtaaataaatataaaaagtagACTTACATTTTGGTACCTTACTTTTACAAAGAAAGTCTTTTGgctttcatttaattaattaattatgggAATTGAAATAAATTAAGTTTTCCGGtgtgatttatttttctgagagaaggaaacaaacaagGAAACGGTGGTCACTGAGGAAGGTTCCAGCAAAATCCAACTAATTATTAaaatgaaaggaaaggaaGGGGCGTTGATGTTGATGTTGACGTTGATTTTGATATTGGCTGGCTTGGCGTGTGTTGGTGTTGGTGTTGGTGTTGGTGTTGGCGAGGCCCAAATAATTGGCATTGACCTTTTCCAACGGCTCTTTCTtagcttaattaattaggttGCTCTTGCTCATCTTTCCGTTTCCTTTTTCTATGTTTTCATCACTGATTTTGATAACATTATTACTCAAGTAATTAATATAGGCGCTTGCCGCTTGCAGTAAGGGTGGCGCATGTGCGTCCTATTTCTTTTCGGGATTACAAGTTTACTAACAGTCATTTCATGAGATAATGcacatttaataaattattaaggATGCCAAAGGACATTAATTCCTTCCTGCTGCTGCAAGAAGGAAGGGAGGGAGGAGGGAGGGGTATATTTGGAAACCAATCAACTGCTTTGATTGATCATTGATCATTGATGCTTGatcctctcctctcctttcCTCTCCTCTCCCGCGTATAAGTTTACAgccgtgtgtgtgtgtgctcAACCCAACAGTCGCAATCAAGTTCCCACCTTCCACACTCTTTCAATTTCGAGCAATCACACACACCAATCATCAAATTCATTAATTAAAGACCAAATAAACAACAATtaaatcctctctctctctctctctctcaagcaaAGTTCACCATACGCGTTCAAGTGATTAAGAAGATTCCATATTAATATAAACACTAGtcctatatacatatatatagaggtACCTCCTGTCCTGTGACTCCTCATCACTTAGTCTTCATATCTTCCGAACACAAGACATATTCATTATTCAGCACCAGATACACAATCAAATCAGCTTTTCTCAtttgtctttctttcttcccacCCACATTTTTGTATCATCGGCTAGCACCTTCTTTTTGCACCAAATCATCAAGCTACATACTCGATATAATGATGAAGATGTCCAACAAATCTATTAATggtgatcatcatcatcatcgtcatccTGATGTGGGTCGTAGAGCATGGAAGCTGCTGCGTCTGGCATTGCTTTGGGCAAGAAAAGGCGGTGTCTTCAGACGACGCCTCATGATGGAACTGCGGGTCGTCCCCAACTTCCTCAAGAGCCttgctcatcatcatcatcatcgcaATGATAATCAATATTACTTTGAGCGTCAGCTGTCCTTCGACAAGACCCCCATTTTCCCCACCCTCAAAATGAACCGGCGaacatcctcctcctccatgcGCTTCATTAATATCCCTTGCTTAAACCCACCATTAGTGCTGGATTTTGATGATCATCATGAAGTCGACATGATCATTAATAATCATGATCAAttagatgatgaagatgatgatgatgatgagggaaTGATAACTGAAGATAGTAATACTATTAATGTGCATGAAGAAAAGGGATGTGCAGATTATGAGGACGAATTGGTTGATATAAAGGCGGATGAGTTCATAGCTAAATTCTATCAGCAAATTAAGCTCCAAAGACAGATTTCATACCTACACTACTCCTCTAGTACTACTATACACTCAGACGCatgcttaattaatatataatacacACACCACACCCTCCAtcccaaatcccaaatttccctctttccttttcccattgtttcttgttttcattgtattttgtaAAAGGGGCAATATTATTGCCGCATTTTTGTAGATTGACAGGTTAATTAGAGTGTTTCcaacaatattaatattaataaatagaGCTTTGCAGTTCATagtctcttctcttctttgttttgttttctttcataaaCGATATTGGAGGAAGGCAAATTCAAACACATAACCTTGGATAGatgcaaattttaaaaaactactcttaaccacttgagaaCTACCAAGTTTCttaattcttctttttattttgaacatGGTTAAGAATCTTAAAATGGAAGGAAATTGAACGCCCATAtgatcatgattcatgacCATGAGGTGCTAACAGACTACAGCTCCTATCCTAATGTATCAGCCTTCCTTTCGCGCATACAGAGTATAGTGTGAGTGTGCGGCATTATTGTACAATTATTTGGCCTTACTAAAGTAAAGAACGTTACACGTACATTTTCTAAttgacaaattaaaaacaaaatcaaaatattttaaaacaataatctgtcatttgttttgggttgaatCAAATGCCTGCATATTTTAAGTGCGAAtaaatgatgaaaagaaaatcccAAGAGTTCCAGAAATCCTTTCGAAAAATAAGAATTTGAATAAGCTTTGAACTGAGCAGCATCATAAATCGTGTAACCACAGTAAGATAAGATGCTAGCTCAGCAAACAGGATCCACTTTCATCGTAAACTTCCATGTATTTATCCACCATCGTACGGCAATCCCCATTTGAGTTCATAGTTATGTAAGCGCACTGATCAAAGTAACAAAATTAGGGAAGACATTAGCTTTTACTACACTAGGCCGCATCCGCATCCACATTCAAATCTACCTTGAAAAAATGATCTGGGAATATTGAGACAAACTCAATGCTGTCAACTTGTATTTGGATGCTGGTCAAGATATGTTTCCAACTGCCCTGTTGCTGCCAAGATAAGACCTAGAATTGCAATGTCACAGATGTCAAATGAAGTTCAGAGACTTAATGACTTGATGGAGCTTCACTGAATGTAAATGGGAATTGTAAAGAGACAATCCATAAATGGCCCAAGTTCTATATCAAACACTAGAGATACAGCAGAGAAACATAGTAATTCAAAGATGCATGTTGCAGCATATACATGTCTCCCAGTAATAACAGGAAATGTGAGTATATGACATCTAAAGCTCACTTGTTTGTACTAGTACCTAAAAAGAGAGCTGAGGGCTTCCCAGGCCGTGATTTAAATTCTGGATGAAATTGCACTCCTACATAGAATGGATGGCTTGGAAGCTCTAATATCTGCAGAACAGAAAAGTAACACAAATCATGTAAAAAgtcaaatattcaaattcaatccTTTTCAGTAAATGGTAAGAAAGGATTGTGTGCAACTATAACCAAGTAAATTCTGACAAATGCTCACTACAAGTGAGCATAAGACCAGCAGAAAACCCACCTCCATTCGTCTTCCACTGTCATCCTTCCCAACAAATTTTAGGCCCGCTTCTTCAAGAATTCCAATAACATCTGGGTTCACCTGCATCATGACGGAATCAGACCATGTCCACCACATAAAGGCACTTGTGAAAGATCATGTTTCACCTGAACTAAATTACAACCAACCTCATATCTATGCCGATGCCGTTCATCCACATACTCCGAGTTATGGTACCTAGAAATTGATGGCAAATAACAGATGACGCATGTTAAAAGTGGATGCTAATAGTGGAAAACTAAGAAGTTTCAAAGTGGTGGTCTTCTGGGATTAGTTTTGATATAAGCAGTCACAGATACAACACATAGTTGAGATGTGAGGAAAGACTTCCTGTAAAATAATAAACTAGCCAACAAAGTTCAAGAGTTTTACAGTATAAATGCAATAAATGTAAAAGTTCAATTGCGTGCGCCATGGGTTCTTCCAGACTGGCAATGTCTTTACTGTATAAATGCAACAAGGTAACTGAActtataatttgaattttcagtAACACACAGGTTATTTGTTGTATTTCTCAAGTTGAACATAGTAATTGATAATAAACTT
Proteins encoded in this window:
- the LOC18768717 gene encoding heparan-alpha-glucosaminide N-acetyltransferase isoform X3, which gives rise to MSAAVDVAPLLLPYRDRDRDRDTGSSNEIQSLVPSVPSNGPGASTPSQRLASLDVFRGLTVALMILVDDAGGAFPSINHSPWFGITLADFVMPFFLFLVGVSISLAFKKISNKTTATKKVMLRAINLFLLGLLLQGGYFHGRNHLTYGVDVGKIRWLVPTWEYEAPSMNLSGFASGTQIVYCGVRGSLEPPCNAVGFIDRVILGEHHLYQHPVYRRTKECSVKSPDYGPLPPNSPQWCLAPFDPEGILSSLMAAVTCFVGLHFGHILLHFKDPKQRVLLWSMSAVPLLVFGYVLVILGIPSCKPLYTVSYACITAGVSGLILSIIFYIVDVKHFRKPTVLLQWMGMNALLIYALGACDLFSAGLQGFYWRSPENNLVDGTEALLQAMLHSKNWGTLAFVILEILFWGLVSGFLHMKSLYIRL
- the LOC18768717 gene encoding heparan-alpha-glucosaminide N-acetyltransferase isoform X1; this translates as MSAAVDVAPLLLPYRDRDRDRDTGSSNEIQSLVPSVPSNGPGASTPSQRLASLDVFRGLTVALMILVDDAGGAFPSINHSPWFGITLADFVMPFFLFLVGVSISLAFKKISNKTTATKKVMLRAINLFLLGLLLQGGYFHGRNHLTYGVDVGKIRWLVCAYNLQRISIGYLLASISEIWLVNNIMVDSLADLARKYYTQWLFAIGLCSLYMCFLYGLSVPTWEYEAPSMNLSGFASGTQIVYCGVRGSLEPPCNAVGFIDRVILGEHHLYQHPVYRRTKECSVKSPDYGPLPPNSPQWCLAPFDPEGILSSLMAAVTCFVGLHFGHILLHFKDPKQRVLLWSMSAVPLLVFGYVLVILGIPSCKPLYTVSYACITAGVSGLILSIIFYIVDVKHFRKPTVLLQWMGMNALLIYALGACDLFSAGLQGFYWRSPENNLVDGTEALLQAMLHSKNWGTLAFVILEILFWGLVSGFLHMKSLYIRL
- the LOC18768717 gene encoding heparan-alpha-glucosaminide N-acetyltransferase isoform X2, whose product is MSAAVDVAPLLLPYRDRDRDRDTGSSNEIQSLVPSVPSNGPGASTPSQRLASLDVFRGLTVALMILVDDAGGAFPSINHSPWFGITLADFVMPFFLFLVGVSISLAFKKISNKTTATKKVMLRAINLFLLGLLLQGGYFHGRNHLTYGVDVGKIRWLGVLQRISIGYLLASISEIWLVNNIMVDSLADLARKYYTQWLFAIGLCSLYMCFLYGLSVPTWEYEAPSMNLSGFASGTQIVYCGVRGSLEPPCNAVGFIDRVILGEHHLYQHPVYRRTKECSVKSPDYGPLPPNSPQWCLAPFDPEGILSSLMAAVTCFVGLHFGHILLHFKDPKQRVLLWSMSAVPLLVFGYVLVILGIPSCKPLYTVSYACITAGVSGLILSIIFYIVDVKHFRKPTVLLQWMGMNALLIYALGACDLFSAGLQGFYWRSPENNLVDGTEALLQAMLHSKNWGTLAFVILEILFWGLVSGFLHMKSLYIRL
- the LOC18766700 gene encoding uncharacterized protein LOC18766700; translation: MMKMSNKSINGDHHHHRHPDVGRRAWKLLRLALLWARKGGVFRRRLMMELRVVPNFLKSLAHHHHHRNDNQYYFERQLSFDKTPIFPTLKMNRRTSSSSMRFINIPCLNPPLVLDFDDHHEVDMIINNHDQLDDEDDDDDEGMITEDSNTINVHEEKGCADYEDELVDIKADEFIAKFYQQIKLQRQISYLHYSSSTTIHSDACLINI